A part of Candidatus Saccharimonadales bacterium genomic DNA contains:
- the gatC gene encoding Asp-tRNA(Asn)/Glu-tRNA(Gln) amidotransferase subunit GatC has product MTQITRDDVQHLAQLSSLQLNPDEIDGLQADIEGILKYVEQLSELDTSGVEPTYQVTDLENVWRDDTVISSTVTREELLARSPASEKHQVKVPKVL; this is encoded by the coding sequence ATGACACAAATAACTCGTGACGATGTGCAGCATCTTGCACAGCTCAGTAGTCTGCAGTTAAATCCTGACGAAATTGATGGCTTACAGGCTGATATTGAAGGTATTCTAAAGTATGTCGAACAACTAAGCGAGCTCGATACATCTGGTGTTGAGCCAACCTACCAAGTAACTGATCTTGAAAATGTCTGGCGTGACGATACGGTGATTTCCAGTACCGTTACTCGCGAAGAGTTGCTCGCACGCTCGCCAGCATCCGAAAAACACCAAGTAAAGGTGCCGAAAGTTTTATAA
- the gatA gene encoding Asp-tRNA(Asn)/Glu-tRNA(Gln) amidotransferase subunit GatA, which translates to MSHISEITERIKNGTSTAASEVEAALGRVNQINSHHAVLSTTSERARQRAKDIDARLAKGENVGRLAGVPFIAKDNFLTFESKTTAASRMLENFVAPLQATAIEKLELEGAICIAKANLDAFAHGGSTENSYFGPTTNAFDESKVAGGSSGGSAVVTALDVVPFALGTDTGGSIRQPAAFNGVVGVKPTYGTVSRYGVVAMASSTDTIGCFTKDVADAELVMSIMSGKDDHDMTTLPDFFVPESTAKPSQKIGIIKEFMSEDVDPEVLKRTLEYIDKLKAAGHTVEEVSMPIVKYALAMYYIIVPAEVSSNLARYDGIRYGHRAEGVKTLAELYGQTRDEGFMTENKRRIMIGSYVLSSGYFDAYYQQAQKARTLLINAYNDLFKTYDVLVGPVTPTPAFGLGENVNDPVKMYLADIMTVPSSLAGLPAISVPAGTSEAGLPIGVQLIGPRKSDAQILALAREMETK; encoded by the coding sequence ATGAGCCATATTTCCGAAATTACAGAGCGTATCAAAAATGGAACAAGTACCGCTGCTTCCGAAGTCGAAGCGGCGCTTGGTCGAGTTAACCAAATTAACTCTCATCACGCAGTTCTTAGTACGACAAGCGAACGAGCACGGCAACGTGCCAAGGATATTGATGCACGATTGGCGAAGGGTGAAAATGTCGGTAGGCTAGCAGGCGTACCGTTTATCGCAAAAGATAATTTTTTAACATTCGAGAGCAAGACAACAGCTGCGAGTAGAATGCTTGAAAATTTTGTCGCTCCTCTTCAGGCTACGGCAATTGAAAAACTAGAGCTTGAGGGTGCAATCTGTATTGCAAAAGCCAACCTTGACGCATTTGCGCATGGCGGAAGTACGGAAAATTCATATTTTGGTCCTACGACAAATGCATTCGACGAATCAAAAGTTGCGGGTGGGAGCAGCGGCGGTTCAGCAGTAGTAACGGCTCTCGATGTCGTTCCTTTTGCGCTAGGCACCGATACTGGCGGGTCAATCCGTCAACCAGCAGCGTTTAACGGAGTAGTGGGCGTAAAGCCTACCTATGGTACCGTCAGCCGTTACGGCGTAGTTGCTATGGCAAGTAGTACCGACACGATCGGGTGTTTTACGAAAGATGTTGCAGATGCGGAACTGGTCATGAGTATCATGAGTGGAAAAGACGACCACGATATGACAACGCTTCCTGATTTTTTCGTTCCGGAAAGCACTGCAAAACCTTCTCAAAAAATTGGTATTATCAAAGAATTTATGAGCGAAGACGTTGACCCAGAGGTTCTAAAGCGAACTTTAGAGTATATTGATAAACTGAAGGCTGCAGGACACACCGTTGAAGAAGTCAGTATGCCGATTGTAAAGTATGCGCTGGCGATGTATTACATCATTGTTCCTGCAGAAGTGAGCAGTAACCTTGCTCGCTATGACGGTATTCGCTACGGACATCGCGCCGAGGGAGTCAAAACCCTTGCGGAATTATACGGCCAAACACGTGACGAAGGTTTTATGACAGAAAACAAACGGCGTATTATGATCGGTAGCTATGTGCTCTCCAGCGGTTATTTTGACGCCTACTACCAGCAGGCTCAAAAGGCGCGAACACTGTTAATTAATGCATACAATGATCTGTTCAAGACATACGATGTGCTTGTCGGGCCGGTGACGCCAACTCCGGCATTCGGGCTAGGCGAAAATGTTAACGATCCAGTAAAAATGTACCTCGCAGACATTATGACTGTTCCGTCTAGCCTTGCAGGGCTTCCTGCGATCAGTGTTCCTGCCGGCACAAGTGAAGCCGGACTCCCTATCGGAGTTCAGCTTATCGGTCCTCGCAAAAGCGACGCGCAGATACTGGCTTTAGCAAGAGAAATGGAGACTAAATAA
- a CDS encoding Asp-tRNA(Asn)/Glu-tRNA(Gln) amidotransferase subunit GatB, producing the protein MTNEEALRKYDITIGIECHVQLATATKLFSGADNDARDKSPNSVVSPIDFGLPGMLPVLNRQAVTLAIKAGKALNAKIANISRFDRKHYFYPDLPKGYQTTQMYQPIILAGYIDAPLEDG; encoded by the coding sequence ATGACAAACGAAGAAGCGTTGCGAAAATATGACATAACAATTGGTATTGAATGTCATGTTCAGCTTGCGACGGCCACAAAATTATTTAGTGGTGCTGACAATGACGCACGCGATAAATCACCAAACAGCGTCGTTAGTCCGATTGATTTTGGTTTACCTGGAATGCTACCGGTCCTTAACCGTCAAGCAGTCACACTAGCAATTAAAGCCGGAAAAGCATTGAACGCTAAAATTGCGAACATCAGCCGATTTGATCGTAAACATTATTTCTACCCAGACCTTCCAAAGGGATACCAGACAACACAGATGTACCAGCCGATTATCCTAGCGGGCTATATCGACGCTCCGCTTGAAGACGG